Part of the Candidatus Hydrogenedentota bacterium genome, ACGGGAAGAGAAAGGGAAGCAGGTGACCAAGAAAGACAATCAGAATGCCGATGTGCCAGGGCATCGATCCCCAGAACAGTTGCTTGCTCTCCAGGAACTGCGACGATAGCGACGAATAGCTGAATCGGTTCACTCTCAGCCTGGCGATGGAGACTGCGACAAGCGAAAACAATGCCATGTACGGCAGTCCGACATAGAAGAAATTAGTTACCATCGTTCTCATCCCCTAAACTCACTACATGCTGAGCCGCTCGCACGACATGCCGCCATGGACTGCGCGCCGCTTCAAGCGCCGGCGCCATCTTTTCCAAGGCAGGCTGAAGCACGTGCGTCTTCAGATCCGTCCACTCTTCGGCATCAAGGTGGGGTGCGCTCCGCAGAATCAGCGCTACGTGGTCTGGTAGTTCCGAACCACATGTGAAGCCAACGCGTTCATAGGCCGCCTTGAGCCCCGTCATCAATTCCGCGCGTTTGAAGCTCTCGGCGCCAAAGATGTGCACGCTCACGTAGGGCACGCAGACCGGCGCAAGGTCGAAGGAGCGTGTATACATCTCTTGAGCCTGCTCAGTGGAGAGGTTTGCCACCTCGGAACCTAGCGAATTCAGCGCCTCCACTGCATCCGCACTCACTTCTCGCGACAGTGCAACGGCCTCATCGAATCGCGACTGAAATCTATTGTCCGGATATTCAAGCAAGGCGCCCAGGGCGGCCAGCGCCGGAACTGTCGATACGGTGGTAAGCATGTCTACGACCCTCTTTTCGGTGTTTGCACGGGGCCAAAACCACACTGGCCCTTGCATCGCTCCGGCGCGCATCCCTCGGAGTTGTCTCCCT contains:
- a CDS encoding respiratory nitrate reductase subunit gamma — translated: MVTNFFYVGLPYMALFSLVAVSIARLRVNRFSYSSLSSQFLESKQLFWGSMPWHIGILIVFLGHLLPFLFP
- the narJ gene encoding nitrate reductase molybdenum cofactor assembly chaperone yields the protein MLTTVSTVPALAALGALLEYPDNRFQSRFDEAVALSREVSADAVEALNSLGSEVANLSTEQAQEMYTRSFDLAPVCVPYVSVHIFGAESFKRAELMTGLKAAYERVGFTCGSELPDHVALILRSAPHLDAEEWTDLKTHVLQPALEKMAPALEAARSPWRHVVRAAQHVVSLGDENDGN